In Telopea speciosissima isolate NSW1024214 ecotype Mountain lineage unplaced genomic scaffold, Tspe_v1 Tspe_v1.0831, whole genome shotgun sequence, the following are encoded in one genomic region:
- the LOC122648342 gene encoding uncharacterized protein LOC122648342, with the protein MSDKQKGLSDAIGMIFPYAQQRCCSRHLYQNFRKFFLGPILKQYFWSASRAYTAIQLEREMNLIRELNNEAYQWLIKNPLSMWIADLRHMPILTLVDQLRVKMMERLYRMYEKGCGYDINGIVTTNVKRKLDMVQQKTRECIVHPSSPHTFEVQDMFQGRFVINLVAHTCTCRICNSTRLPCKHTAIAITFLNGKIEQYCHAFYSVKTYMDVYSGMIQPLPDLSELKPTYPTQLVQPPILKRKPGRPHTSRKKDGDEVTNPRLKPMICSNCKQSGHNKRKCQLAPVKGTGTSTSQGSGMKRKKVNKSQDSTCNSQRITRSQASKAMSQESIQERTVTKLTKKHAHRNE; encoded by the exons ATGTCAGACAAACAGAAG GGACTATCTGATGCAATTGGTATGATATTCCCATATGCTCAACAGAGATGTTGCAGCAGACATCTAtatcaaaatttcagaaaattttttCTTGGTCCAATTTTGAAGCAGTATTTTTGGTCAGCATCAAGAGCCTATACTGCCATCCagcttgagagagagatgaatttGATTAGAGAGCTTAACAATGAAGCCTATCAGTGGTTGATTAAGAATCCCTTAAGCATGTGG ATAGCAGACTTAAGGCACATGCCTATTCTTACCTTAGTTGACCAACTAAGAGTGAAGATGATGGAGAGATTGTATAGAATGTATGAGAAAGGCTGTGGTTATGACATAAATGGTATAGTCACAACAAATGTAAAGAGAAAGTTGGATATGGTGCAACAAAAGACAAGGGAATGCATTGTTCATCCATCTAGTCCACATACCTTTGAGGTGCAAGACATGTTTCAAGGTCGGTTCGTGATTAATTTGGTAGCTCACACTTGTACCTGTAGAATATGCAATTCTACTAGGCTGCCATGTAAACATACAGCTATAGCTATCACTTTCTTGAATGGAAAAATAGAACAATATTGTCATGCATTCTACAGTGTGAAGACATATATGGATGTATATAGTGGGATGATCCAGCCACTTCCTGATCTATCTGAATTGAAACCAACTTATCCTACCCAGCTAGTACAACCTCCAATTCTTAAGAGGAAACCAGGAAGACCTCATACAAGTAGGAAGAAGGATGGTGATGAGGTGACCAATCCGAGATTAAAGCCTATGATATGTAGCAACTGCAAGCAATCAGGTCACAACAAGAGAAAATGCCAGTTAGCTCCAGTCAAAGGCACTGGAACTTCTACCAGTCAGGGAAGTGGTATGAAG agaaagaaggtgaaTAAAAGCCAAGATAGTACCTGCAACTCTCAAAGAATTACCAGGTCACAGGCATCTAAAGCTATGTCACAAGAGAGTATACAGGAAAGGACTGTGACCAAATTGACCAAGAAGCATGCACACAGGAATGAATAA